The window AACAAGGAGACAAAACTTCACAAATTTGACATAGCACTCAAATAAAAAAAAAGGTGTGATGGTCATGTCTAGTTTGAAGAATGATGAACAAGACAAATGTTTGTCTTGTGTGCACAGACAAGAAGAATAAAAGAAGGAAACTCACCACTAATGGTTGGATGAGGCAATGGAGTCACCTGGGCACAAATCACCCAGCTCATCTCCCTCAACGCTCCAAGCTCACCAAAGTCCTCAAACCCGGCGTCACCAATGATGAAGGCCAAGTCAAAATTTCAGTTTCTGGAGCATACAAATCAAAAGCATGGAAAGAGAAGACCAAATCCTCACCTGCTCTGTGGGTATAAAGCCTGATTACACATTCAAATCCTTTAGGAATGTGGACCCAGCCATCACCCAAATGCAATCCCATCTCGGACTCAGCCGCTGACTGGAAATCCATCTCTGTTTCGACTCGACAAGAAGATATTCTCAAGATTGTGTTCTTCAGGGATTTAGAAAAAAAAGTCGTGTGAAGAATGAGACAGTTAGCTGGAAAGAGAAGGAACGAGAAGAGGAAAAGAGCTACTGGGCCTCCAAAACCAAGAAATGTGATTCAGTGCACCCTCCAAGACATGGGTGTCCAGATCAAATACCTGAAGTTTGGTTTCGTTAAAAGAGTGCTCGAGACCAACCAAAATATACCCAAGTTATAAAATTCCACTTGGTACAAAACCGAGAAATCCCAAAATACCCAAATTTTTGAACTACAATGGTTTGATCCATTCACAGGGTATGTAGGCAGTCCAGATTTAAATCTGGATACAACCACATTTAAAGCCAAATCTTTGGTTCTTTCCAAGCCAAATTCTAAAACACATAACCAAACCTTTCGACAAGTCATCTACTTCGTCGAAACCCCAAAAGTCATAAAACTTGAACTACGAGTGACTTGATCCCTTATGGGGTACGTAGGCAGCCTGTAAAACAAATCGGGTGCAGTCGCAATTCCCCTCAAACACACATTCCCCATTTGTTACTTTGTAATTAGAATCAAAGGGTTTTCCCCCGAAAGCAAGGGTTGTAATTAAGAAATTTATTTTATTTCGAATGGGTCGAACCAGACATAATTAAAACTCTATTTTAATCAAGAGATAATTTCACTTTACTACCCTGAACTTTAGGTCTAAAATCAGTTTGATACCTCATCTTTTTTTAATCAGTTTCATACCTAAACTTTCAAAATGACATCAATCTCGACCAAAATTACTAAAATAGCCCTGGTTAATCTTTTTACCCTCTCAGAGTTAAGAATGGTAGCGGCGATTACCAAAATGTGAATACTACATCGTGCCAAGACGCGGGTATACTAACCCTTTTGCCCCTCGTATTTTAGTAAACACAATATTATCATTAACCTACGATATATAATCAGTATAANAGCTGGGTAGTAAATTTGTCATGTATAACATTTTATTGAAGTACATATCATAAACATTTCTATCAATCAATTAACCCATTGACCAGCTTCATAAAGTTGTTTTTGATAAAGTAATTTTAATGTCCATAGAAATTTTAAAGTCATGGGAATTATAATTCCATGAATTTAAATCCTATTAATTGAGAATTTCATTGTTTGAATTTCATGATGTGTCCATAGAAATTTCAAAATCATAAGAATTACAATTCCATGAATTTAAATCCTATTAATTAAGAATTCCATTGTTTGGATTTCATGATGTAGAATTTTAAAATGACAAGAATTTATATTCAGACTAACCTTAGTTAAGGGAATTGACAAATGACGCTTATTTTGTGAGGAATTCAAGTCGGGAATTTAAGCTCATAAATTTCACGATTATTTTCCCGTGAAAATTGCTAATTCCACAAGATAAGTATCCAAACGAGGGAAACCGTCCTAAAAAATTGAGAATTCCTTATGTTTGATGAAATTCTCAGGAATTCACCTACATCCAAACACACCGTAAATGTATACACCGCGCCAAAGCGCGGGTATAATTCTAGTTAATTAAGATTCTTATCAAGACAAAAATGAACAGTAAAAGTTTAATACAAAGTTAAACCTCATAGGCTCATCGCTGGGAAGGATCGGTAAAATAAGCTTATTTATCTACAAAAGCACTTAATATCTACGATTTTGACCGACAAAATGTGAAATTTACGAAAAACATTGCTAAAAGCAGGACGACAATTGATGCGTAATGGCATAAAAGTACACCCTGTTCTGAATGCTTCAACAGTCAGTAAATTTGACCATCATTGCACTATTTTCTCACAACATACACGGTCTATATGCATGCATGTTGTGTGAGAAAACACATGCTATATACCAATCCTTAAAGATGCTCTTGAGGAAGCAAATCTACTTTGGGCAATAGTTTCAAAGTCTCAGTTTGGAGGCCCAATCCATTAGCGGAATGAAACCCCTATCAGGTTGTCCATGATAACAACTTGGAGGCCCATTTTAAGATTACTGTCCTAGACTCCTATCAGTCTTCAGCTGAAAAAAATCCACAAATGATAAAAGTCTGTAATAAAATTATGTTTTTGGTCTGACGCGCGATCCAACGGTCAATAAGCGAACCTAAAAAATTAAGGCCTCCCAATAAGACACGTGTCAAACTTTTTCCGCATCTACCCGCGAAGGGCATGATATGCAATAGCGACAAGTACCGTACGAAAGGGCTAATCCGTAATTCCACCCATAACTGACCCTTCGGGGCTATAAATACACCGCACCCTCGTTGTTTGAAACCCGTAGGCATTTAGATTTTAGAGAGGGAGAGAAAAATTAGAGAGAGAAAGAGCGACGAGGTCTTTAGAGAGAGAAAGAGAGAGAGAAGAGTGAGAGAGAGGAGCAGATAATAGTGAGAGCAAAACTGGGAAATTACTCCGAATTTTTCCACAGAAAACCCCTGATCTTTCCAACATTTACGAATTTACCATCGGAAAATTTGATCTGAATGAGCAGTTTAGGGTTTAGGTCCGTGGTCTTTCACGGCGAGCTTTGCTTGGGTGAGCTGGACGCTATCCCGGTGACGGAGGCGAAATTTCAGTTCCCGAACAACGAGATTCGAATCCACCACATCTCGCAGCAAAGTGAACGCTGTCCACCTCTCTCAGTTCTTCAAACGATTTCCTCATTTTCGGTGAGATGCAAGCTCGAATCGTCCATTCCAGTTGAACAGCCTCATTTGATCAATCTCCACGCCTCCTGCTTCTACGAGCTCAAGGTCCAACTTAATTTTATTGTTTTCGGTTTTCGTTTCGCCTTTATTGGTTCAGATTTTTGGTTAGAAATGTGTTTAGAAGTTTGCTAAATGTGTGGATTTACATTAATTGGCGTAAAACTTTAGTTAATGAGGTAGTATAGTTGGCGAATCGGATATCGTAGAGGAATGTGATCTAGTTTTTGTTGTGAATGTCTTTAATCTTAGTTGGTGATGAAGCAGTGTAATAACGGAGTGATTTGGTTTTGTTGTGCAGACGGCGGTAGTGTTGGTTGGAAATGAAGAGATTCACTTGGTGGCAATGCCGAGTAAGCAGAAAAAGTTTCCATGCTTTTGGTGCTATTCAGTTCCTATAGGTCTGTATAATGCTTCTCTTGGAATGCTGAACCCGAGGTGTCTCTCAATTGTATTTGATCTCGATGAGACACTTATTGTTGCCAACACAATGAAGTCGTTTGAGGATAGAATTGAGGCCTTACGAGGTTGGATTGCACGAGAGGGTGAAACTTCGCGAATTGCTGGAATGTCTAATGAAATGAAACGGTACATTGACGATAGGTGGCTGTTGAAGCAGTATATAGATAATAATTGCGTGGTGGATAATGGGAAGGTGTATAAGATTCAAATGGAGGAGGTTCCTCCTCTGTCAGGTAATCACGAGAGAATCCGTCGGCCAATAGTTAGAATGCCAGACAAGAACATTGTGCTCACTCGCATCAATCCTGAGGTTGGACGACTTCCATCTATGCTTGTTTATCTCTATTCTGTTGTGTGGTTCTGTGCATTACTTAACTGTAGAAGTTTCAATTGATGGATTGTTTGTAGTGAAGATCAGGAAACAATTGCACGCTGAGGCTTAGAAATATTCAATGGATCTATTATGCTGGGTATAAGAACATTATCACTCAGAACCAGAAGTTAGAAATTGTTAGGGCTTTCAAGAATGTGTGCATAGCTGTGGTATATACTTTCCAATTGAGGAGGCGGGGTAACTGCCTATGTTTTTTTTTTTTTTGTAACGACGGTACTTCTTATTTAACAACATTTGTCTGTTAGCTTGTTGGTCCTATTATACTAGCACCCAGACTATCATTATCACTAAAAATGAGAAATATTTAAAAAGGAGAAATACTGATAAGTAGTCTGACCCATCACAGTAGCTGCATTTTTCGTTAACTTTTATTTGTAGTTCATACTAGCGTGTAAAATCTAACATTATATCATTTTCCCACTGCAGGTTCGTGATACAAGTGTGCTAGTGAGGTTACGGCCTGCGTGGGAAGATCTGAGAAGTTATCTAACTGCAAAAGGACGGAAGCGGTTTGAAGTTCATGTCTGTACCATGGCTGAAAGGGACTATGCCTTAGAAATGTGGAGGCTTCTGGACCCAGAAGAACAACTAATAAGTTCAAAGCAACTTCTTGACCGTGTTGTTTGTGTCAAATCAGGTAAGCATGCCATCATATTGTAGGTTAACTGGTCTTGATAGACCCTTATTTTCTGTTGAGCTGTAGTACTTATAAGATGATGTTATTATGCCATTTTACAAGGTTTCAATATTTCTATTAATCAATTATCTACGATACTAGAATAGGTTCTTATTGTATGATACGGAAGTCATCAGGGATGGACCTGATGGTGTAATTAGTTGAAGCTATTTCATATCTTGATTAGCTGTTTTAAAATATTGGTTTGTGGGGTGGCAATTTACTCTGTTTATGTTTTTAATCTGGGGTGGCAATTTACTCTTTGTTTATGTTTTTAATCTGGCTTTAACTTATCAGGTTCACGGAAATCTTTACTCAATGTCTTCCAACATGGAACGTGCCATCCAAAGATGGCCATGGTTATTGATGATCGTTCAAATGTCTGGGAAGATAAGGATCAACCTCGAGTTCATGTAGTTCCAGCTTTTACTCCTTACTATGCTCCTCAAGCAGAGGTACTTAAAGTTATAATGTTATTCTTGTATCAGTTTAATTTTATATTGGCATATTTTTATTTAGATAAATCCCATTGTAGTTTTAATGTAATTTCTTCGACAGACAGCAAGTCCCGTTCCTGTCCTCTGTGTAGCAAGAAATGTTGCATGCAATGTCAGAGGCTGCTTTTTCAAGTAAGATTAATAACATTACAGTACATTGTTAATTTGCAATAAATGTGAGTTTCATAGAACTTGCTTTCTAAGTCATTTTGTAATCTCGAATGCCACTTGTTTACAGAGAGTTTGATGAGATTTTCTTGCGAAGAATTTCTGAAATTTTTTATGAAGACGAGGTGGTAAATTTACCTCCTTCTCCTGATGTGAGCAATTACTTGATATCAGAGGTATGTGAATTGAAGATGTATGATTCTTCATTAATTGATTGAAAGTTAGTATATCCCTGTATACTTTATGATATCATCTAAATGCTTTCGATGTCAGGATGCTGGTTTTGTACCAAATGGAATTGCTCCCCTTAGTGAAGGAATGCATGGTGGTGAAGTTGAACGGAGACTGAACCAACATGTAAGCTTTTCTTTCCATGCTGCACATGGCTTCTATTATATGCTGACAGAAAATGAGTGCGGGGAAACATATAGTGTCTTCCAGTTGTAGAATTGGTTCTTATGGATGGACTATTGTGGTCCTGTTGTTGCTTTGTATGCTGTATTAGCCATGATGATTTGTGTGCATTTTTTGAACAATTGTTATTCTTTTCAGGATGATAAAGGTGTTATGGACACATTGGCTCATTCTAATCATGCTGAGTTAAGACTTGATAACTCCCAGAAACCTGTATTAACTGTCCCTGTCCCCAATGTCCCTGGTGTAACTTCATTGAGACCGGTCATGCCTGCTTATAGTATGGGACTCATTTGATGCTAGTTCTTTTAAACTCTTGGTTATACATATCTCATTGTACTATATTGCCAACTCTGTATAATAATTTATCTTTTATCATGCCTTAGAACCTGGTTTGCTTGGACCTCTCGTAAGACGAGACAGCTTTTCTGATCGTGAGAATAAGATGAAGAGAGGACTTCTTGGTACAAATCCTTGTCTAGATATAAATAGTCAAAGCTCTGGTGAACCCCCACAATCGTCTAGAGTACCTGCACAAACTTCAGCGTCCACAGTACACACACAAGGAGGGTGGTTGGTGGATGATGACAAGAGAAGAGGAAATTCAAGTTTTCGACCTCCTGGTTCTGCTCAAGAGTCTGATGTTTTAAAACCTGAGAAGCTGGTGTACCAGAATCCGTTTAGTCTTAATAAACCGTCTGCTCCTGTTGTTTTACCCTCACAGACATCTGAGGCAAGGAGGGAAGAGGTTTGTTCTGAAATTCTTAAAATTTGTTGAGAACCACTTACTGGTTTTGACAATCTTAACTGAGGTGTAAGTTTAAGGACTAACACTGTCAATGCTTGCTCCACATGCAGGTTAGCTCTGGACATAATTTCCAAAAACAAAATCTTCCTTTTCCAAGTCTGTTATCAGGTAGGTGATTCGTTTCACATGATAAAGAAGCTCATATTATTGGAGCAAGTTGTGGACGATTCACATTATTCTATAATTCACCTCCGTTAATATATCGTTGGAATAGTAAACTCATACTCAGAAGCTTTACTTATATATTATGGTGCACTATATGCTTGCAATTTAAAGTCTCTTGTTCCTGCAATCTGTTATTTCTAATGGTTTTTATATATGCGAGCCATCTAAACATTTAGCACCTCATGGTGAAAGTTTGTTAATTAATGGAGATGATAACATAGATTTGTTAGATCCATCTATAATTGTGGGTATGAACAACACTTATTATCTTTCCTTCTAGTTAGGAAGTTTAATTAGGTTCTTTCCATCTTACTATTATTCATTTGTGACTACTTATTTATTTATAATTGGTTGTTTGTGCAGAGGGTGGTGT of the Fragaria vesca subsp. vesca linkage group LG6, FraVesHawaii_1.0, whole genome shotgun sequence genome contains:
- the LOC101310716 gene encoding RNA polymerase II C-terminal domain phosphatase-like 2-like; translation: MSSLGFRSVVFHGELCLGELDAIPVTEAKFQFPNNEIRIHHISQQSERCPPLSVLQTISSFSVRCKLESSIPVEQPHLINLHASCFYELKTAVVLVGNEEIHLVAMPSKQKKFPCFWCYSVPIGLYNASLGMLNPRCLSIVFDLDETLIVANTMKSFEDRIEALRGWIAREGETSRIAGMSNEMKRYIDDRWLLKQYIDNNCVVDNGKVYKIQMEEVPPLSGNHERIRRPIVRMPDKNIVLTRINPEVRDTSVLVRLRPAWEDLRSYLTAKGRKRFEVHVCTMAERDYALEMWRLLDPEEQLISSKQLLDRVVCVKSGSRKSLLNVFQHGTCHPKMAMVIDDRSNVWEDKDQPRVHVVPAFTPYYAPQAETASPVPVLCVARNVACNVRGCFFKEFDEIFLRRISEIFYEDEVVNLPPSPDVSNYLISEDAGFVPNGIAPLSEGMHGGEVERRLNQHDDKGVMDTLAHSNHAELRLDNSQKPVLTVPVPNVPGVTSLRPVMPAYKPGLLGPLVRRDSFSDRENKMKRGLLGTNPCLDINSQSSGEPPQSSRVPAQTSASTVHTQGGWLVDDDKRRGNSSFRPPGSAQESDVLKPEKLVYQNPFSLNKPSAPVVLPSQTSEARREEVSSGHNFQKQNLPFPSLLSEGGVSQNQASFLKNESGKVNALPSPLSIGVLQEIGRRCSSKVEFKAVISTSNDLQFSFEVLFTGEKIGFGTGRTRKDAQQQAAENALHSLAEKYVSYMAPRTGAVNKDFDKLSLGSENGFVVDIVGPGSAEVLMDDGLPKESISEASEGEPASSSIAASQQVQKRANSPRLLQPVSYKRSKEEQAGGPPNLSYSRLRKGPRDKPRD